The stretch of DNA ATCGGGACGCGGGCCCGCAAGGAGATCCAGCGTTTCCTGGGCGTTCGCAGGGTTGCGCTCGAGTTGCAGGTCAGTGTCGCGCCCGAGTGGAGGAACCGGGAGGGGCTCCTGGATCGGTTCGGTGTGGTTTAAAAGCTTTCCCACGCGGTTTTGGCACCACCTCGTAGTAGACTGAACCCAAGGTTTCCCCGAGGAATCGGCCGGCATGCGTGAACTGGTCCATCAACTGAACTTCTTCAGCGAGTTGGGAGTGACCCATCTCAACCTGAAAAACCTGAATCGGGTTCCGACTCTTCCGGAAATCCGGGAGGAGATGGGAGAGTGCACGAGGTGCAAACTGCACCGGGGGCGCCAAAACATCGTGTTCGGAGTCGGCAACCCCGAAGCCGACCTCATGTTCGTGGGAGAGGCTCCGGGAGCCGACGAAGACGCCCAGGGGATCCCCTTCGTCGGCCGGGCCGGCCAGCTCCTGACCCGCATCATCGAGTCCATCGGCCTGCAGCGGGAACAGGTCTACATCGCCAATATCCTCAAGTGCCGGCCGCCCCGAAACCGGGATCCCCAACCGGACGAGGTCGAATCGTGCGAGGGTTTTCTTTTCCAGCAGATCCAAGCCATCGATCCGCTCCTGGTCGTGGCCCTGGGCAGGTACGCGGCCCAGACGCTGCTTCAGACCCAGACCGCCATATCCCGGATCCGGGGCAAGTTTTATCCCTACCGGGGAGGTCTTCTGATTCCCACGTTCCACCCTTCCTATCTGCTTCGCAACCCGAGGGCCAAACGGGAGGTCTGGGAGGACATGAAGGCGATCCGGGCCAAGCTGACCGAACTGGGAAGCTCCTACTACGCACCGTGACCCCGGTAGCCTGTTCGATCCCGGCTCCGGGATCGGCCTTGGTTTGACCAGGGCCGGCGCCGGCGGGACGTTTCGCACTTGGCCGAGTTTCTCATGCCCGCGAGCCCCCAAGTTGCCCCCGGCCGAGACCCCGAGCAGGACCGGAACGTCCAGGTTGCGGTACCTCTCCCGCTCTTCCGGGAGTTCACCTACCGGGTTCCGGATCGGATGGAGACGCCGCCGGCCGCCGGCACCCGGGTTTTGGTCCCCTTCGGCCACCGGAAACTGGTGGGCATCGTCGTCTCCGGTTCACCCCGGGTCACCGGTCTGGAGTTGAAGAATCTGGAGCGGGTCCTGGATCGGGACCCCATCCTTTCTCCCCAACTGTTGAGTCTCGGCCAATGGGTGGCGCGTTACTACTTCTCGCCTCTGGGAGAAGTCCTGCAGAGCATGCTTCCCCCGGGCCTGCTGTCGAAGCCCTCCTCCACGGTCTCCCGGTCTTGGCCGGTCAAGACCCGGATGGCGATCCGGAGCGTCGATCTTTCCCGGGAATCCGGTCTGACGAGGCGGCAGCGGGAGCTCCTGGCACTGTTGCGCGCCCGGAAGCTCCCGGTCGCGGTGTCCCGATTCGTCCGGGAGGCCGGCACCACCCGCGGCACGCTGAAGGCGATGGCGGCACGGGGCGCCGTGGTGCTGAAGCCGGAGCGGGTCTACCGCTCCCCGTGGCTCGATTCGGACCCGCCCCCGCCGGTCAAGCGTCATTCGTTGAACCCGGATCAGAGCAGGATCCTGGAAGAGATTCGAAGGCGGCTGTCCGGTGGCGGCTTTCACAGCATGCTCATCCATGGAATCACGGGAAGCGGCAAGACGGAGGTCTATCTCAACGCCATTTCCCAGGTGGTTCGAACCGGCGGGAGCGCCTTGATGCTGGTTCCGGAAATCGGATTGACCCCCCAGATCTCCAACCAGTTCCGGGGCTGGTTCGGTTCGGAGGTGGCCATTCTTCACAGCGCCCTCTCCGAGGGGGAGAGGTTCGACCAATGGTTGCGTATTCGGGAGGGAAAGGCCCGGGTCGTGATCGGCACCCGGTCTTCGGTCTTCGCTCCCGTCCCCGACCTGAGAATCGCCATCGTCGACGAGGAGCACGACTCCTCCTACAAGCAGGGGGAAATGCCCAGGTATCACGCCCGGGACGCGGCGTTGAAACGCGGACAATTGGAGCAGGCCCTGGTGGTGCTGGGAAGCGCCACGCCGCAGTTGGAGATCTACCACGTGTCCCGGGACCGGGGACGCCCCCGGCCGGAGGTCCTGCCTCGCAGGGTTCTGGACCGCTCCCTGCCCCAGGTCGAGGTCGTGGATATGAGGCTGGAGTTTCAGAAGCACGGCAAGGCGCTGATCCTCTCGGACCTGCTCAGGGATTCGCTCCGGCAGAGCCTGGAGTGCGGCGACCAGGCGCTGCTCCTGCTCAATCGCCGGGGCTATTCCGCGGCTCTGCTCTGCCGGAGCTGCGGGAACACCGAGCGCTGCCGGAACTGCAGCATCAGCCTGACCTACCATCGAGACCGGAATCGGCTCCTCTGCCACTACTGCGGGTTCACCCGTTCGCTCCCCGCCCGCTGCCGGGATTGCGGCAAGCGGTACATCCACCTGTTGGGGGAAGGGACGGAGAAGGTGCAGGAGGCGCTCCAGGAACTGTTTCCCGAGGCCCGGGTGGGCCGCCTGGACCGGGACACGGTGCGGCGCAAAGGAAGCCTGCAACGGATCCTGTCGGACTTTCGCCGGGGCCGGACCGATGTTCTGGTGGGCACCCAGATGATCGCCAAGGGGCACGACTTCCCGGGAGTCACGCTGGTCGGCGTACTGAGCGCGGACCAGGGCTTGAGGCTGCCCGACTTCCGAGCCGCCGAGCGGACCTTCCAACTCCTGACCCAGGTGGCGGGCCGGGCCGGCCGGGGGGAGCGTGCCGGCCGGGTCGTCATCCAGACCTACTATCCCAACCACTACAGTCTCAAGGCGGCCCGCCGGCAGGACTACCCACTGTTCTTTCAGGAGGAGATCGAGTTCCGGCGCCGATTCCAATACCCGCCCTTCTCGGCCCTGGTCAGCCTTCTGGTCCAGGGTCGGGACCGGGGTTCGACACTCGATTTGGCCCACCGGCTCGGCCGGAGCCTGTTGGAGCACCGAAAACGAATCGGCGCCCATCAGAGGCTGCGGATCCTGGGGCCGGCCCCGGCGCCGCTGGAGCGGATCAAGGGGGAATACCGATTCCAGATTCTGATCAAGGCCGTCCGCCGTCCGGAAGCCCTGGAAGTCGTCCGTTCGAGCCGGGAGGAGCTCTCCCGGAAAGGGGCCAACCTGAAGCAGGTCTCCGTGGACGTGGACCCGGTGAACCTGATGTGAAATCCGTTCATCTGATCGCAATAGGGGCCGGCCGCGCGAGTGTCCTCTGCGGCGCGCCGTCCGCGCCGCAGATTGGAACCGGTTCCAGACGAGAGATACAATTGACTCATGGCCGAGTCATCGCCATTGGGCGCTTCTGAAGCCTATCCGAACCCGGACGACATCTTCCGCAGTATCCGGGGCTGGGCTCCCGAACCGGTCCTCGACCTCCTGGACCAACTGGCTTTCCTTCTGCCGGACGACATCAAGTATCGCCTCAAGACGGTCATGGACACCCTCCCGCGCCAGGGGGACAACATGCAGAAGGTCCTGGAGGTGGTCCGCGGGCAGTGGCGGGAGATCCAGTCGGAGGAGGAGTTGCGGATCAGTGTCGTGGGGATGCCCCAATCGGGGAAGGCGACGCTGATTCGGGCCCTGACCCGGGATCAGGACGAAACGGTGCGGCCCATCTTTCATCCCGTCGGCATCCAGGGAGTGGAAGAGTTCGTCGGATACCGGACGCCGGACCTGACCCGGGACCTGCAGCAGGCGGATTTCATTCTGCTGGTTCTGGACGGCCGCTTCGAAGCCACACTCTCCACGCGGCGCCTCCTGGAGCGGCTTCAGGGTTACGGGACGCCGCTGCTGGTGGTCCTGAGCAAGATGGATCTTGTCCGGCAGCCGAGCCGGATGGTCCGGTCCGCCAGAGGCGTTCTGGGCACCTCCGTGTTCCCGGTTTCCGTGGCCCAGCCGGAGAGACTCGAACGGCTTCTGAAATCGATCGTCTCGGCCCTCCCCAAGGCCCTCTATCCGCTGACGCGAAGCCTGCCCGGGTTCCGCCGGACCATCTGCAATTCCATCGTGACCCAGGCGTCCTTCTCTGCCGCCCTGGTGGGAGCCGTACCCATACCGGTCAGCGACATGTTGCCGCTGAGCGCCATTCAGACGGCCATGATCCTGAAGGTCGCCAGAGCCTTCGGCTATCCGCTGAATCGGAGCCGGGCCCGGGAACTGCTGCCGCTTCTGGTGTCCGGCGCCCTGGTGCGGGAGGGAGGCGACCGGCTGCTGCGGCGGTTTCCGGGGAAGCAGCACCTCTTGCGCGTTTCCTTGGCCGGTGTCTGGACCTTTCTCGCCGGCCAGATCGCGGTCCGTTACTTCGAGGAAATGCGCCGTCACACCCAGCGCCTGGGCGGTGGCGCCCCCGGGGAATTGAGACTGGTCAATTCCTGACCGGTCCAATCTGGACGCCGGGGAGGCCCTGCGGGTTCGTGTGGAGCCCCGCTCCCGCGGAAAGGTTCCGGTGCCGTGGTGAACGATTCGCCGGGTCTGCCCGTCCAATAGACGCGAGGGTCAGCTTGAAGTCCTGGATCTTGAGTCTGGTGGCCGGTCTGATGATGGCTGGGCCGACACTCGGCGCCAAGAAGTTCTGGGAAAAGGTTCCCCACCAGGAATGGAGCCGGGAGCAGGTCTCCAAGATCCTGACCCAGTCGCCTTGGGCCCGCCAGTTCCACATCTCACGAGCCAAGCTCGAGAAGTCCTATCGGCCCGCAGACGATCGCTCGTTGGAAAAAGACCTGGAAGGCCGCCGCGCAGGCTCACCAGGGTCCGTGGGGATCACCTCCCGCGGGGCGTCCGTCTATGTGCAGGACCAGACGGTGTCCAGGCAGTTCGACAGTACCGGCGGCGCCTTCGGTTCGTTTGTTCCGGTGACCGTCCGTTGGGAAACCGCGATGCCTGTGAAGCGGGCATGGTCGCGGATCCCGGAATCGAGCCGGGTGAGGTCAAAAACGGACGACGGGGAGTGGACGGGGAAGGATTCGAGCCATGTTGTCGTCAGCGTGTCGGGTTTGCCGCCGCGGATGATCCCGGTTGAGGCGGCGGAAAAAGATCGGTTCCTGGACGGCGTCAGGTCGCAGTCGTATCTCAAGGCCGGAAAAAGAGCGCGATGGCTGCCCGCCGGCGCCAGGTTGGGAGAAAAACAGCGGTGGGTGGCGTTGTACCTTCTGTTTCCCAGAGAGAGAGCCCGGGAAGTCGAACTGCGCGACAAGACGATCGAGTTCGTCACCAGAATTTCAGACCAGAAAATATCTCGCAAATTCAAACTCAAGGACATGGTCTTTGAGGGGAAGTTGGCCTTTTGAGAGCCCACGGCGTGAGGAGCGTTCAGCGGAATGCCGGCTTCTCATTCGCGGCGTATCTGCTTGTGGTGTTCCTGCTCCCGGGGACTTTGGCGTGGCCTGAATCCGGGCGGCGGCAGGACACGGTCCCCAGATTTCGCGCCGAATCGGAATTGGTGCTGGTCGACCTCGTGGCCACGGATGGCAAGGGCCGATTCGTCGCCGACATCCGTCAGGATGAAGTCGAGGTTCGGGAGGACGGGAAGCGCCGGAAGATCCAGTTGTTCAGGCTGGAACAGGGAGAAATTCCCGCCGGACAACCGGGAGAGCCGTCTCCCGGCGCGTCCCGTTCGCTCCGGGACGTTCCGAAGCGGGGCCAGGGCGGCTACGTCGTTTTCCTGTTGGATCTCCAGACCATGGACCTGGACTCGGCGGAGCGGAGCAAGGGAGCCATTCGGGAGTTTCTGCACTCGGGAATGGATCGTGAAGACCTGGCCATGCTGGTCACGATTCGGCCCGCCTTCCAGGTGGACCAACCGTTCACCCGGGAGCTGGAGAAGCTGGACGCCGCCTTGGATCAGGTTCCCTATCGCCGTGAAGAGGCCAGCCTGGAGGAGTTTGCGGAACGGGTGGATGAGATCTTCAATCGCTTCGGGAGGGATATTCCCCCGGAGGTGCCCGTATCCTACGCGGAAATGGAGGCGCAGCAGTACCTCGCGGACCTGAGAACCCGCCTCGATCTGTCCTGCCGGGCGATCTCCGCCCTTTCCCGATACCTGGGTTCCCTTCCGGGGAGAAAGCGGGTGCTTTACTTCTCGAGAGGTTATGCCGTCAATGCCTACCACAGGGTGTCGGAGATCATCCAGCGAAGGAGAGACCAATTGCATCGTGGGCTGCACAGGCCGCGGGCAGCCAGTTTGTCCAAGCTCAGGATCGGCAACATGGCCTCCATCTACGCCAGGAGCCTCCGCTCCGCCGTGGATCAGGCCAATCGCAACCAGGTGTCGGTCTACAGCATCGACCCCCGGGGCCTGATGCTGGCGCCCTTCCAGCACAGCACGTACTTCGACATCGGAGACATGGAGTCGACTCAAGAGTTCCTGGCCACCCTGTCCGACGACACGGGAGGCCTCCTTCTCACCAACGAAAACGAACTCGTCGATCCCATACGGACGGCCTATCGGGACAGCCGGTCCTACTACCTTCTGGGTTACGTTCCCGATGCCGAGTTGGAGGACGGCAAGTTTCACCGGATCGAAGTCAAGGTGAAACGAAAGGGCCTGAAGCTCCGGTACCGCCGGGGATATGAGACCGTGGCTCCGGAGAAGGCGGCCCAGTCCAACTTGAGCAACGCCTTCAAGTTTCCCGACCTCTACCGGGACTTTCCGTTCCGGCTCGCCGTCCGCCGCGACGGCGGACAATGGGTGGTGCGACCTCTTATTCCCAAGCAGGCGCTGACCTTCTCCGACGATGCCGGCCGAAAACGTTGCGACCTGGAGATATTCGGCATTCCCTTCGACGCATCGGGCGAACCGCTGGGAGAGAACTTCCTGTTCGCCAAGGCGCTCGAAATGGATTTCTCGGAGCAGGAACTCGTCTCTTTCCGACAGTACGAGACGTTCAGTCCCTCGCTGGAGACGGCAATTCCGGAGGACGCCCGGAACCTGGTGGTGGTGCTGCGCCAGAGACGGACCGGAATGCTGTCCGCCGCGACCCACATGATCGACACGGACTCGAATCCATCCGAATAGACACCCCTTGCCAGGGGCCGGCGGGCTGGGATACCTTTCCCTATGCGCTTCGTAGGGGTCATTCCGGCCCGGTACGCATCCACGCGCCTTCCCGGAAAACCGCTGCTCAAAGTCGCGGGCAAGACCCTGGTCCACTGGGTTTATCTGAGCGCATTGCAGTCGACTCGGCTGGACCGGATCCTGGTCGCTACCGACGATGAGAGGATTCTTCGATCCGTCCGTTCCTGGGACGGCAATGCCGTCATGACCTCGGACCGGCATCGCAGCGGCACCGAACGGGTGGCGGAAGTGGCGCAGGGGATAAAGGCGGACGTCTTCATCAATCTCCAGTGTGACGAGCCGGCGCTCCCGCCCGCGACCATCGACCGGGTCTGTGCCTGTTTCGACCATGATCCGGAGGTTCAGGTGGGAACGGCTTGCGTTCCTCTTCAGGATCCGGAAGAAGCCTTGGACCCCAACGTGGTGAAGGTGGTGACCGACACGAAGGGCCGGGCACTGTACTTCTCCCGGGCCCCGGTCCCCTACGCGCGGGAGGGCGAGGCTCCTTATTTCAAGCATCTGGGGATCTACGGCTACCGGCGCCGGTTGCTCCTGAATCTGCCCCGGCTTCGCCGGTCTCCATTGGAGGAGATCGAGAAGCTGGAACAGCTCCGGTTCCTGGAGAACCGGATTCCGATTCGGGTCGCCACGGTGGAAGAGGACAGCGTGGGAATCGATACGCGGGAAGATCTGGAACGTGTCAGACCATTCTTTGAAAATGGCTCTTTATTTCCAAATTCGAGAAGCGCGAACTTAGCGGCGGAAGGGGAGAGCTAGGATGGCGACCAAGTTCATTTTCGTGACGGGCGGGGTGTTGAGTTCGCTGGGCAAGGGTCTGGCGTCGGCGGCCATCGGGTGCCTCCTGGAGGCACGCGGCCTGAAGGTGACACTCCTCAAGCTGGACCCGTACATCAACGTCGACCCTGGAACCATGAGTCCGTTCCAGCATGGCGAGGTGTTCGTGACCGACGACGGCGCCGAAACGGATCTGGACCTGGGTCACTACGAGCGGTTCACCAGCGCCAAGATGCGCCGGGACAACAACTCCACAACCGGCAAGATCTACCAGACGGTCATCCGGAAGGAGCGCCAGGGAGAGTACCTGGGAAAGACGGTCCAGGTCATCCCGCACATCACCAACGAGATCAAGGCCACCATCAAGCGGGTGGCGAACGGGGCCGACGTGGTGGTGGTGGAGATCGGCGGAACGGTCGGGGACATCGAGAGCCTGCCTTTCCTGGAAGCGATCCGGCAGATGCGGATCGACGTGGGACACGAGAACTCGATCTTCGTTCACCTGACCCTCGTGCCCTTCATCGAGACGGCCGGAGAGTTGAAGACCAAGCCGACCCAGCACTCGGTGCGGGAGTTGAGAGAGATCGGAATTCAGCCCGACATTCTTCTCTGCCGCACCCGGCAACTGCTTCCCAAGCAGATCAAGCAGAAGATCGCCCTCTTCTGCAATCTGGCTTCAGACGCCGTCATCACGGCCAAGGACGTGGAATGCATCTACGAAGTCCCGTTGGTCTATAGCAAGGAGGGTCTGGACGCCATCATTGCCGATCTCCTCCGCCTGCCGGAGCGCCCCATCGAACTGGGTCCCTGGGAAGATCTCATGGACCGGATCCGAAGTCCCGAAGGAGAAGTGACTATCGGGATCATCGGCAAGTACGTGGGCTTCGAGGAGTCCTACAAGAGCCTCAGCGAGGCCCTGATCCACGGCGGACTTCCGGCCCGGACCCGGGTCCGGCTCCAGTGGGTCGATTCAGAAGGCCTGACCGGGGACGACTACGAATCGAGGTTGGAAGGTCTGGACGCCATTCTAATTCCGGGCGGCTTCGGAATCCGCGGAATCGAAGGGATGATCCGGGCGATCCGGCATGCTCGTGTCCGCCGGATGCCCTGTTTCGGAATCTGCCTCGGGATGCAATGCATCGTGATCGAATTCGCTCGCAACGTCTGTTCCCTGGACGCCAACAGTTCCGAGTTCGATCCCGCGGTCCCGCACCGGGTCATCTACAAGCTGCGGGACCTGCTGGGAGTGGATGCCATGGGCGGCACCATGAGGCTGGGCGCCTATCCCTGCCTGCTGGACGAGGGTTCACTGGCGCGCCGAATCTACGGGGATAGAGAGATCTCCGAAAGACACCGTCATCGCTACGAGTTCAATCGCGAATACGAGGAGATCCTGGTGAGCTACGGACTCCAGGTGTCCGGCAACTCTCCCGACGGGAATTTCGTGGAAATCGTGGAGTTGGAGGATCACCCCTGGTTTCTGGGTTGCCAGTTCCATCCGGAATTCAAGTCCAAGCCGCTGAGCCCCCACCCGCTCTTCGCGAGCTTCATCAAGGCGGCCATCCGTTACCGGCAGGAATCGCGGCTGGCAACGGCCATGCGCCGAAGTCTGGAAGAAGCCGTGACCGTGACTTGATCGAAGCCTTCCTTTCCGGTTCCGGGTTCCGGATCCCGGCAAGGTCTGCCGGATCAGTCCGCCGCAGTGCGACCCCTTTCCCCTCTCTCTTTGCGGTATGATCTGGAGTCGCCGTGAGAAGACGGATGGACTTCCGCAAATGGCGGCTCGGCGCCCGGCAGCCTTTTTTTCTCATCGCAGGTCCCTGCGTCATCGAAAGCGAAGAACACGCCCTGGGTGTCGCCGCCCGGCTCCGGGAAATCACGTCCGCTCTGGACGTCCCCTTCATCTTCAAGGCTTCCTACGACAAGGCCAACCGGACTTCCATTCGCTCCTTTCGGGGCCCGGGCCTGGGCCGCGGCCTGGAGATCCTGGGACGAATCCGCCGCGAGTTGGGTGTTGCGGTCACGTCCGACGTGCATGAACCCGGACAAGTGGGCCCGGCGGCGGAAGTCCTGGACCTCTTGCAGATTCCCGCTTTCCTCTGCCGTCAAACCGATCTCATCGTCGCGGCGGCCGCCACGGGAAGACCGGTCAACATCAAGAAGGGACAGTTTCTGGCGCCCGGAGATCTGGTTCACGCGGTCGAGAAGGCCCGAAGCACGGGCAATCGGGACCTGTTCGTCACCGAACGGGGAACCAGCTTCGGATACAACAACCTGGTTGTCGACTTCCGGTCGCTCCCGCTGCTGAGAAAACTGGGCGTACCGGTGGTCTTCGACGCCACCCACAGCGTCCAACTGCCCGGTGGAGCCGGCGGATCCAGCTCCGGCGAGAGCGGTTTCATCCCCTATCTGGCGCGCGCGGCTGTGGCGGTGGGTGTGGACGGGCTCTTCATGGAGGTGCATCCGGAGCCGAAGCGGGCCCTGAGCGATGGCGCCAACGCATTGCAGATCGATCTGCTCAAAGGTATGTTGACGCAACTTTGCCGGCTCGACGCACTGACCAGGGAAGCCGGATTCGAGCCGTTGAAACCTGGGGAGGACGGTCGTGCAAGCTGAGACCGCGCCGAGTCGAAATGCCGGGACCAGCCGGTCCCGGGAGACGGCCCGGAGAGTCCTGGAGACGGAGGCCGAGGCGGTCGCGGCTCTCATTCCCCGTCTCGACCATCGTTTCGACCGGGCCATCGAGCTGCTGGCTTCCTGCACCGGGCGGGTGGTTCTCACCGGCATGGGAAAATCGGGCATCATCGCCCGGAAGATCGCCGCGACCCTCTCCAGCACCGGGACGCCCGCCCTGTTCGTCCATCCCGCCGACGCCATCCATGGCGACCTGGGCATGTTGGCCGAAAGGGATCTGGCCGTTGCCGTTTCCAACAGCGGCGAGACTCACGAGTTGGTGCGTTTGCTTCCCACCCTCAAGCGGCTCGGCGTTCCCCTTATCGGCCTGGTGGGAGAGATGGAATCGACGCTCGCCCACTACTCCGACGTGGTTCTGAACGTGGGAGTGGACCGGGAGGCTTGCGCGCTCGGCCTGGCCCCCACGGCATCCACGACCGCCGCCCTGGCCTTGGGGGACGCGTTGGCCGTCGTTCTCTCGGAGCGAAAGGGACTGCGGCCACGGGACTTCGCGCGGCTCCATCCGGGCGGGGGGCTGGGCAGCCGGTTGATTCTGGTGTCCGATCTCATGCACCGGGGGGATGAGATTCCCAAGGCCGCAGCGTCCACCTCCATGAAGGAGGTGATCGACGAGATCAGCCGGAAGGGACTGGGCATCGCCGGAATCGTGGCGGAAGACGGCCGGCTCGCGGGGGTCATTTCGGACGGTGACTTGCGCCGCATGCTGCAGAGTCGAGGCGGATCGATCCTCGCCTGCACCGCCGCCGAGTGCATGACTCCGAACCCCGTCACCATCGGAGGCGACGAGCTGGCCACCAAGGCGCTGAACCTCATGGAGAGGAAGAGAATCACTTCACTGCCGGTGCCGGACGGCGACGGAAGGCTCGTGGGAATCATTCACCTCCATGACCTCTGGCGGACCGAGATGTTCTGATCCTTCTGGTCCGCGCAGCTTCTCGTCCCGTGTGATCTTGCCGTCGAGCAACTCGATCACGCGATGAGCGCGCTCGGCGATGCCGGGGTCGTGGGTGACCAGAACGATGGTGTTGCCTTTTCGGTGGAGGGCATCGAAGAGGTTCAGGATCTCCCGGCCGGTGCGCGAGTCCAGGTTGCCGGTCGGCTCGTCGGCCAAGAGGATCGACGGACGGTTGACGAGAGCCCGCCCGATGGCGACCCGCTGGCGCTGCCCCCCGGACAATTCGTTGGGCCGGTGGTGGGCCCGGTCCTCCAGTTCCACCTGAGCCAGAATCTCACGGGTTCTGAAACGGCGCCGTGACGCCGGCAGCCGGCTGTAGATGAGCGGCAACTCGATGTTCTTGTAGGCGGAGGCCCGGGCCAGCAGGTTGAAGGTCTGGAAGACGAAGCCGATTTCCTGGTTCCGGACCCGCGCCAGCTCGTCATCGTTCATCGAACTCACCAGTTTCCCGTGAAGGAA from Acidobacteriota bacterium encodes:
- a CDS encoding ABC transporter ATP-binding protein produces the protein MIRAVELWKSYRMGTQVVHALRNLSFQVEENEYLAIMGPSGSGKSTLMNVIGCLDTPTRGQYFLHGKLVSSMNDDELARVRNQEIGFVFQTFNLLARASAYKNIELPLIYSRLPASRRRFRTREILAQVELEDRAHHRPNELSGGQRQRVAIGRALVNRPSILLADEPTGNLDSRTGREILNLFDALHRKGNTIVLVTHDPGIAERAHRVIELLDGKITRDEKLRGPEGSEHLGPPEVMEVNDSHEPSVAVRHRQ